Genomic segment of Trueperaceae bacterium:
CGAGGGCGCGGCGATCCGCCGGCGCCGCGAGTGCCCGAACTGCCAGCGGCGCTTCACCACCTACGAGCGCGCGCAGTTCGAGGCGCTGATGGTGCGCAAGCGCTCCGGCAGGCACGAGGCCTTCGACGCCGACAAGCTGCTCAGCAAGCTGCGCATCGCCGCCAACAAGCGCCCCGTCTCCGAGAAGGTGCTGCGGGAGTTCGCCTACGGCTTCGAGGACGAGGTGCAGGGCCCCGAGGTCACGTCGGAGTACATAGGGCGCCGCGTGCTGCAGTTCTTGAAGTCCCTCGACGACGTCGCGTACATCAGGTACCTGAGCGTCTACCGCGACTTCGACTCCGTCGACCGCTTCATCGAGGAGATCAGGCAGCTCGACGCCGACGTCGCCGGCAAGCACGCCCCGCGCGGCTCGGCGCCCGCGGAGGAGCGCGCCGACGCCGCCGGGGAGGAGCGGCAGGCGCCGGCAGCGCCCGCCGACGGTGCCGTCGAGGCGCGGCCGGAGCCGGACGTGCCCGCCGACGCCGCGGGCACGCGCGGCAACCTCACGCGCCCCGAGCCGTCCTGAGCGTGGTCGCGGCGAGCCTGCCGCCCGCGTTCAGGGCGCGCATGAGGGCGCTGCTGGGCGGCGAGGCCGAGGAGCTCTTCGCGGCCCTCGAGGAGCCGCGCGAGCCGGCCGTCCGCCTCAACGCCCTGCGCGGCGACCCGGGCCGCCTCGCCGCGCTGCTGCCGTGGCCCCGGGCGCCGGTGCCGTGGTGCCCGGCGGGCCGGCTCGTGAACGCCGCCAGCGCGTCCGTGGCGGACCACCCCCTGAACGACGCCGGCGTCTACTACCAGCAGGACCCCGCCGCGATGGCCGCTGCCGAGGCGCTAGACCCGCGTCCGGGCGAGCTCGTCGTCGACCTGGCGGCGGCGCCGGGAGGCAAGGCCACGCACCTGGCGGCGCTGGCCGGCGACGCGGCCCTCGTCGTCGCGAACGACGTGGACGCGCGTCGCGCCCGCGCCCTCCTCTCCAACGTCGAGCGCCTCGGCGTGACCGGCGCGGCCGTGACGAGCTCGGCGCCGGGCCGCTTCGCCGGCGCCCTGGGCGGAGCCTGCGACGCCGTGCTGCTCGACGCCCCCTGCTCCGGAGAGGGGATGTTCCGGCGCTCGGCGGCGGCGCGCGCGGCGTGGAGCGAGGCGGGCGTCGGGCGGCACGCCGAGCTGCAGCGACGCCTCATCGCCGCGGCCGCCGACCTGCTGCGCCCGGGCGGGCGGCTCGTCTACAGCACCTGCACCTTCGACCCCCGCGAGAACGAGGAGGTCGTGCTGTGGCTGCTGGCGCGCCGGCCGGACCTGGAGCTCGAGCCCCTCGACCTGGCGGGCGCCGAGGACGCCGCGAGGTTCGGCCTGCCGGGCGCGGCGCGCCTGTGGCCGCACCGCGCGGTGGGGGACGGGCACTTCGTGGCGCGCCTGCGCCGGTATGAGGGAGCGCCCGCGGGTCCGGGGGCGCGTCGCCCGGGGGACGGCCGGGAGGGCTCCCGCGTCCGCGGCGCGGCCCGCCGCGGACGCCTGGTCGAGGGCGCGCCGGACGACGCCACCCAGGACGCCTGGGCGTCCTTCGCCGCGGAGCGCCTCACGCCGGAGTGGCGGGAGCGCGCGTCCGGAGGCCGCCTGGCGCGCTTCGGCGAGCGCCTCCTGCTGCTGCCCGAGGGCTTCGCGCCCCTGCCCGGCGTGCACGTCCTGCGCGCGGGCCTGCACGTCGCCGACGCGCGGTCGGCCGGCGGCAGGGTGGAGCTGACGCCCGCCCACGCACTGGCCATGGCGGCAGGCTTCGCGGAACGAGGCTGGGCGGGACCGCGGCTCGAGGTGGGCGGAGACGACGCGTCCCTGGCGGCGTTCCTGGAGGGCGGTGCCCTCGCCGCGCCCGGCGTCCCCGACGGCCAGGCGCTCGTCACATGGCGGGGCTTCGCGCTGGGCTGGGCGGACTGCCGGCGCGGCTCCGCTCGCTCCCTGCTGCCGCGCGGCCTGCGCCGGAAGACGCGCGCCGCCCACGCCCTTGGCTAGGCCCGCCGCAGCGTGCTACACTCGCGTTTGGCTTCTTCGCTCTAGTGCCCCGATCACTCACGAAGGCGAAGACAGAAGGACGTGACGAGCGTGAAGACTTACTTCTCGAACGAGCCCACGAACGACTGGGTCCTCGTGGACGCAGCCGGCATGCGCGTGGGCCGTCTCGCGACCCGGGTCGCCGCCCTGCTGAAGGGCAAGCACAAGCCCACCTACTCGCCGCACCAGCCGTGCGGCGACTTCGTCGTCGTCATCAACGCCGACAAGGTCGAGTTCAGCGGCGACAAGCTCGACTCCAAGGTGTACACCAGGTACTCGGGCTACCAGGGCGGTCTGAAGACCACGACGGCCCGCGAGGCGCTGGCCAAGCACCCGGAGCGCGTGATCGAGCACGCCGTCTGGGGCATGCTGCCTAAGACGCGCCTGGGCCGCCGGCTGATCCGGCGGCTGAAGGTCTACGCCGGCGAGACGCACCCGCACGAGGCGCAGCAGCCGAGGAAGCTGGAGCTCAACTGATGGATCAGTACTACGGTACCGGCCGCCGCAAGGAGGCCATCGCGCGCGTGTTCCTGCGCCCCGGTAGCGGCCGCATCACCGTCAACGGCCGCGAGTTCCAGGAGTACTTCCGCGGCATCCTCGCGGGCGTCGAGGCCCTCGAGCCCCTGAAGGCCACGAACACCGCCGGCCGCTACGACGCGGTCATCACCGTCAAGGGCGGGGGGCCTAGCGGCCAGGCCGACGCGATCAAGCTGGGCGTGGCCCGCGCGCTCCTCAAGGTGGACCCCAACCTCCGCGCCACGCTCAAGCAGGCGGGTCACCTCAGGCGCGACGCCCGTGTCGTCGAGCGCAAGAAGTACGGCCTCAAGAAGGCCAGGCGCGCTCCCCAGTACAGCAAGCGCTGAAGCCGCTCTAGCAGCGGAGACAGGGTCGGGCCCCCGTGACCGTGCTGCAGGCTCTCGTGCTGGGCGCGGTCCAGGGGCTCACCGAGTTCCTGCCCGTCTCGTCCTCCGGCCACCTCGTCCTCGCGAACTACTACCTGGGCTGGGGCGACCGGCTCCCCCTGTGGGTGGACATCGCCACGAACACGGGCACCGTGCTGGCCGTCGTCGTCTACCTGTGGCGGGACGTCGCGGCGGCCGTCGGTGGCTTCTTCGCCGGCCTCGCCTCCGCCGAGGCCCGTGCGCGGCCGGGCTGGCGGCTGGCGCTCTTGGTGCTGGCCGGCTCGGTACCGACGGCGGCGATCGGCCTGGCGCTGCGCGGCGTCTTCGAGAGCCTCAACGCGCCCCTGCCCGTGGCGATCGCGCTGGCGGTCACCGGCCTCATCCTCTGGTTCGCGCCCAGGTCGGGGCCGAAGAGGGAGCCGGGCGACCTCAGCTACGCCGACGCGCTCGTCGCCGGCGTCGTCCAGGGCATCGCCGTCGTGCCCGGCATCTCCCGCTCCGGCTCCACGATCGCGTCCCTGCTGGCGCGCGGCGCCGACAGGGAGCTCGCGCCGCGCGTGTCTTTCCTCCTCTACCTGGTGGTCTCGCTCGGCGTGGCCGTGTTCGGCATCGGGGACGTCCGCGAGGCGGAGGTGCCCCTCGTCCCGCTCGTCGCGATGGTGGCCTCGTCGTTCGCCGTCGGCTACCTGGCACTCGTCACGGTGTTCGCGGTGCTGCGCCGCGGGCGCTTCCGGGCCTTCGCGCCCTACCTCTGGGCGCTGTCGGCCGTCACCATCGCCTCCGTGCTGCTGGGCCGTTGAGGGCGTGCGGAACGCCGCGGGGCGGACAGGGACGAGCCGGCTCGCTGGGCTATCATCGCGGGGCTAGAGGGAGGCGACGTCAGTGGAGGTCGTGACTCGAATCGCGCCGTCCCCGACCGGCGACCCGCACGTCGGAACGGCTTACGTGGGTCTGTTCAGCTACGTGCTGGCGAGGAAGCATGGCGGCCGGTTCATCTTCCGCCTCGAGGACACGGACCGTCAGCGCTATCAGGAGCAGTCGGAGCGACGGATCCTCGAGATGTTCTCCTGGCTCGGCATCGAGCCGGACGAGAGCCCGGCGAAGGGCGGCCCGCACGCGCCGTACCGGCAGAGCGAGCGGCTGCACGTCTACCGCGAGCACGTCGACGCGCTGCTGGCCGGCGGCCACGCCTACAGGGCGTTCGAGACGGCCGAGGAGCTGGAGGCCATGCGCGCCGAGCAGAAGCGCCTGGGCAAGCCCCTCGGCTACGACGGGCGCGGGAGGTCGGTGCCGCGCGAGGAGCAGGAGCGGCGGGCCGCCGCGGGCGAGCCGCACGTCGTCCGCCTCGCCACGCCGGACGACGGCACGACCACGTTCGTCGACAGGCTGCGCGGCGAGATCTCCTTCGCCAACGAGGAGATCCGCGACCCCGTCCTGCTCAAGTCGGACGGCTACCCCACCTACCACCTCGCCGTCGTCGTCGACGACCACCTCATGGGCGTCACGCACGTGATCCGCGCCGAGGAGTGGATCACGAGCACGCCGATCCACGTGCTCCTCTACCGCGCCTTCGGCTGGGAGCTCCCCGAGTTCGTGCACGTGCCGATCCTCCGCAACCCCGACCGCACGAAGCTCTCGAAGCGCAAGTCGGACACGTCCGTCGACTCGTACCGTCGGCAGGGCATCCTGCCCGAGGCGCTGCTGAACTACCTCGCGACGCTGGGCTGGAGCATGCCGGACGGACGCGAGTTCTTCAGCCTCGAGGAGATGATCGCCGCGTTCGACCTCGACCGCATCTCGACCGGCGAGCCCGTCTTCGACCTCAAGAAGCTGAAGTTCTTCAACGCCAAGTACCTGCGCGAGATCCTGCCACTCGAGGAGGTGGCCGCGCGCGCGGAGCCGCTCTTCGCCGAGCGGGGCTTCGACGTGGGCGACGACCCCGACTACCTCCTCGACGTCGTCGACGTGCTCAGGCCGCGCGCGGAGACCCTGGTCGAGCTGGCCGACCAGGCCGGCTACTTCTTCACGGAGGAGTTCCCGTACGACGAGGGCGCACGCAAGCAGCTCGCGGCGGGACAGGCGCACCTGCAGGCCGTGGAGCGCGAGCTGTCGATGCTCGAGTTCTTCGACTACGACGGCGTCGACGACATGCTGCGCTCCTACGTGCAGGACCAGGCCGTGCCCATGGGCAAGGTCATGATGCCGCTGCGCGCGGCGCTGACGGGCACCACCACCTCGCCCGGGGTCGTCGACCTGATCGTGATCCTCGGCAAGCAGCGGTCGCTCTCCCGCATCGGCAGGGCGCTCACCTACATCGACGCCGGCCTGCCCGACGACGACCCCCAGAAGTCCCTCGAGGAGCAGAGGCGCCAGGAGGCGGCCAAGGCCAAGGGCAAGCAGGTCGCCGCGGCCAAGGCGAAGGGCGCCTCGTGAGCTGGTTCGACCGCCTGCGGCAGGGCCTCTCGCGCACGCGCGGCGTCATCGCGGAGGGCCTGGGCGGCGAGGGGCCGGCCGCGCCGGGTCAGCGGGCTCCCGGCGCCGCGCCCCGAGGGCGCCCCGCCGACTGGGAGATGGACTGGGACGAGCTGGAGCTCGCCCTCATCGCCGCCGACGTGGGCGCCAAGCTGGCCGCCGAGGTCGTCGAGGGGGCGAAGCGCGAGCGCGAGCGCGGCATGACGTTCGGCCAGGCGCTGGAGAAGGCGCTGCTCGACCAGCTCGAGCCCGACGCGATGCGGCAGAAGCTGCGGCGCGTGGGCTTCCAGCTCGACGTCACCCGCAAGGTCGTGGAGCCCGCCGGGCACGTGATCATGGTCGTGGGCGTCAACGGCGTCGGGAAGACGACCACGATCGCCAAGCTGGGGGCGTACTACCAGCGCCACGGGCGCAGCGTGATGTTCGCCGCCGGCGACACGTTCAGGGCCGCCGGGAGCGCGCAGCTCGCCGTCTGGGGCGAGCGCCTCGGCATACCGACCGTGACCGGACCGGACGGCGGCGACCCGGCCGCCGTCGCCTTCGACGGCGCCCAGCGGCGGCTCTCGCAGGGGCGAGACCTGCTGATCGTCGACACGGCGGGCCGCCTCCACACCAAGCACAACCTCATGGAGGAGCTGAAGAAGGTGAAGCGGGTCGTGGACCGCGCCGACCCCGGCGAGCCGCGCGAGGTGTGGCTCGTGCTCGACGCCGTGACGGGCCAGAACGGCCTCGAGCAGGCGCGGCGCTTCCACGACGCCGTCGGCCTCACCGGCGTGATCGTCACCAAGCTCGACGGCACGGCGAAGGGCGGCATCCTCCTCCCCATCACGCGCGAGCTGCGCCTGCCCATCAGGTTCATCGGCGTCGGCGAGCGCGAGGACGACCTCCAGCCCTACGACGCCGCGGCGTTCGTGCACGCGCTCCTCGACCTCCCGGTGGAGGCCTGAGCTGCCGCGACAGCTGCTGGCGGTCGTGGCCGCCACCCGCGCGGAACTCGGCCCGCTGGCGCGCGCCCTTGCCGGTCACGGGAGGCTCCCGTGGGGGCCCCGCTGGCCCCACGCGGTGACGGGCGAGCTCGCCGGCGTGCCCGTCGTCCTGGCCGCCAGCGGCCTGGGCAAGGCCAACGCCGCGGCCGCGCTGGCGGCGCTGGTGGCGTCCGCGGGCGGCGCGGTGCGGGCCGTGCTGCAGGTCGGCGTTGGCGGCGCCTACCCCGGCGCTCCCGTGGCCACGGGGGCCGCCGCCCTCGCCGCCAGCGAGCTCGACCTCGACCTCGGCCTCGGTCGCCACCCCGACTGGCGCGACCTGGAGGCGCTCGCCGTGCCGGGCGACGAGACGCGCAACCGCATCGACCTAGCGGGCCCCGCGCTCGAGGCGGCCCGGGCCGCGACGGGCCTGCCGGCGCTGGCCTTCGCGACGTCCGACGCCGTCACCGCCGACCGCGACGACGCCGCCTACCTGGCCGGGCGCTTCGGAGCGTCGGTCGAGTCCATGGAGGGGGCGGGCGCCGCGCGCGCGGCGGCGGCCCTCGGGGTACCGTTCGTCGAGCTGCGCGGCGTGAGCAACCTGGCGGGCGACCGCGACAAGGCGTCGTGGCGCCTGCGGGAGGCGATAGCGGCGGCCTGCGAGGCCGCCGTCGCGGCCGCGGGCGCCGTCTGGGAGGTCTGTCGTGAACCCGCTGGCTAGCCTGCCCTGGTGGCTGCTCTGGGTCGTGCTGGGCGTCACCTTCGTCGTCGTCCACGCCCTGGCCTTCCAGCCGCGGCGGGAGGCCGGCGGCGGGAGGACGCTCATGCGCGTGGTCTCCTCCGCCCTCCTCCTCGTCGGGCTGGTGGTCGTGGACCCCGCCGAGCCCGCCACGGTGCTGCTGGCCCTGGCGGCCGCAGCCGGCGCCGGCTTCCTCAGCGGCAGGGCCGCGCCGCCGCGCCCTACCCGGTGAGGACACGGGCCCGCCCGGCCTCAGAGCGTAGCGGCCGCCTCCAGCCGCGTCCCGTGGCTGCGCCGCTCCGGTCGTCCGCGAGCCGGCCGATGGCTGCCCTGCCCCGTCCCAGACGGTAGACTCGCAGGATGCCACTGGTTTCCGGGATCGACGTGCTCGGGCCCGCCCGGGCGGGCGGCTACGCCGTGGGCGCCTTCAACACCAGCGATTTGGAGATCACGCAGGCGATCGTCGAGGCCGCCGAGGCCGAGCGCAGCCCGGTGATCGTCGCCCTCTCCGAGGGCTCGCTCAAGTTCGGCGGCGACGCCCTCGTCGCCGTCGTCAAGCACCTCGCCGGCGAGGCGACCGTGCCCGTGGCCATGCACCTCGACCACGGCTCCTCGTTCGAGATGTGCGTGCGCGCCCTCCGCCGGGGCTTCACCTCGGTGATGATCGACATGTCCCACGAGGACGAGGAGACGAACGTGCGCGAGACGGCGCGCGTCGTGCGGGCCGCCCACGCCGTGGGCGTCACGGTCGAGGCCGAGATCGGCCGGCTGGCCGGCATCGAGGAGCACGTCGACGTCAGCGCCGAGGACGCCGCCCTCACGAAGCCCGACGAGGCCGCCAGGTTCATGGAGCGCAGCGGCGCCGACTACCTGGCCGTGGCGATCGGCACCTCGCACGGCGCCTACAAGGGGAAGGGCCGCCCGTTCATCGACCACGCCCGCCTGGAGGCCATAGCCGCCAGGGTCCCGCAGCCGCTCGTCCTGCACGGCGCCTCCAGCGTGCCGGCCGAGCTGGTCGAGCGCTTCCGGGAGGCAGGCGGCGCCATCGAGGGGGCCGTCGGGATCCACCCGGAGGACATCGAGCGGGCCGTGCGGCACGGCATCTCCAAGGTCAACACCGACACCGACCTGAGGCTGGCGTTCACGACGAGCGTGCGCGAGACGCTGCGCGACGACCCCGGCCAGTTCGACCCGCGCAAGCTCCTCGCGCCCGCCCGCGACGCGATGCGTTCCGTCGTGGCCGCGCGCATGCGCCTCTTCGGCTCGTCCGGTCGGGCCTGAGGTCGCCGGCGGGAGGCCGGGCCGCGGTTCAGCCTCCGTGCCCGGCCGCGGACGCCTCGTCCCTGGCCGGCTCGACGTAGACGGTCTTCTGCCGCGTGTACTGCACCGCCCCCGGGGCGGCGCCCTTGGGGCGCCAGACGTGCTTGCGCAGCGTGTAGTCGACCGGGACGTTCGAGGAGCCGCGCGCCTCGGAGAAGCCGGCGGCCAGCCTCGCGGCGAAGAGCACCGTGTCGAACGGCACCTCCCGGCCGGCGCTGCGCACGACCACGTGCGCCCCGCGGTAGCCCTGCGCGTGCAGCCACAGGTCGAGCGACCGGGCGATTCCGAAGGTCACGGCGTCGTTCTCCCTGGCGTTGCGCCCGACCACGACCTCGAAGCCGTGCGGGGCCAGGAACCGCGCCCCCACCTCCGCCGCGCCGCGGCCGGGACGCGGGGCGCCGCGCCGCCCCGTGGCCTCCGCCGCCGCCACGAGCCGCCGCAGCTCCTCGACGCCCGCGTCGGCCAGCGCGGCCGCCTCCGCCTCGAGCCTGGCGACCTCGTCGCGCGAAGCCGGCAGCTCCCGCCGCGCCCGCTCCGCCCGCGCCTCGCGGCGCCTGGCCCTGTCGTAGCGGAGCCGCGCGTTGCCGGCGGCGTCGCGCCGCGGGTCGACCTCGAGCACCACGGGGGCGCCGTCGTAGCCGACGACGGTGGCCCGGGACCCCTCCAGCCGCCACGACGCGGACGCGGCCAGGAGGAGGTCGGCCTCGGCCCGCAGGCGCCGAGGCTCCTCCGGGTCGGCCAGGGCGCGCTCGGCGTCGGCGAGCCGCCGACGGGCCAGCGCCAGACGGTCGGCCAGGAGCGCCGCGGCGCGGCGGCGCAGCCTCGTCGGCTCGTCGACCGCGTCGGCGGGGCGTCCTCGCCCGCCGGCGCCATGGCCGGCGAGGAAAGCCGCGGGAGACGCGACCATCTCGCCCAGCGCGTCCACGGCCGCCGCTAGCAGGTCGCCCTCCAACACGTCGGTCGGCGACGCGCCGGCTAGCTCCGCGAGCCGCCCTTGGAGAGCCGCCTGCAGGCGCGGACCGACGCCGTCCACGACGTCCCTGACGCGGCGCAGCTCGACTCCCCGCAGGCGCCGGCGGAGCTCCGCGGCGTCCGCGGCGCGCGGGTCCAGCTTGTCGTAGGGGGGCGGGGGCACGTAGGGGACGCCCTGCCGCACCTCGCGGTAGCGGTTGACCTCGGCCGTCACCGGGCGCATGGCGCCGAGCACCAGGCCGTCCTCGCCCACCAGCACGAGGTTCGCGTTGCGCCCCGTGAGCTCCGCCACGAGGTCGACGGGAGGCTCTGGCACGAAGCCGCGCGAGGGGCCGAAGCGCAGCGTGACCACGCGGTCGAGCGCGCGCTGCTCCGCGGACCGCAGGTCGCCCGCGGCGCGCGCCGCGAGCTGGCGCTGGAACGGCGTGCGCGGCCCGCCGCGGGGCGGTCCGTCGTCGCGCAGCTCGAGCCGCGGGTCTCGCGGGGGCGCGACGAGCCACAGGCACGGTCCGGAGCGCAGGGGCAGGACGGCCGTCGTCTCGTCGGGGAACGCCCACGGCAGACGCTCGGCCGGCAACAGGCCGGAGAGGCGCCGGAGCTGCTCCGCCAGCAGGAGTCCCTCCACGCGGTGAGGCTAACCGGTCAGTTCAGGAGCCTGTCGTGCCCGCCGAGCGCCTCCCTGGCCTCCTCGACGTACTGCGTCAGGGGCAGGTACCACTCGCTCGAGGGCTCGGTGTGCTCGAGCGCGGCCCTGGCGTGGGTCAGCACGCGGGCGGCGTGGGCCTCGCCCATCTGGGCGTAGACGTCGGCCAGCATCTGGTGGGCGCTGACCCAGTAGGGGTCGCCCGGCAGGCTCGCGCCCACGGCCTGCTCGAACCAGCTCACGGCCTCCTCGAGGCTGTAGTACTCGTAGGCGATGTTCCCCAGGGTGAGGCAGGCGGCGGCGCTGGCCCCCAGCTCGAGCGCCTGCTCGGCGGCGAGCTGCGCCCCCTCGAGGTCGCCGTAGCGGAGCCGCACGTCGGCGAGGTCGGCGAGCGCGTCGCCGCGGTGCGGGTAGCTGGGGTCCGAGACGACCTCGGAGAGCAGGGCCTCGGCCTCGTGGAGCTCGTCGCACTCGATGAGCGCGTAGGCGGCCTCGTGCTGCGTGTAGGCGCGGTGCTCGGCCGGTGCCAGCTCGAGGGCCCGCGCGAACCAGTCCCGCGCCTCGCGGTAGCGCCCGAGCGCGGTGAGGGCCTGGGCGGTGGCGAAGGCCACGCTGTAGCTCGGGTCCGCGTTCGTCCCGGCCAGGCCGTGGGCCTCGGTGAGCAGCTCGAGAGCCCGGTTGGGGTTGCCGAGCTCGAGGTGGGCGCGGCCGAGCAGGTAGCGGTGGACGGTGAGCTCCTCGGGCCGCAGCAGGGCCTCGTCGACCTGGCCGAGGCAGGCGATCGCCTCCTCGGTCCGGCCCAGCTCCACCAGGGCGCCGGCGAGGCTGAGCC
This window contains:
- the nrdR gene encoding transcriptional regulator NrdR, whose translation is MRCPYCSSEDTKVVNSRPSDEGAAIRRRRECPNCQRRFTTYERAQFEALMVRKRSGRHEAFDADKLLSKLRIAANKRPVSEKVLREFAYGFEDEVQGPEVTSEYIGRRVLQFLKSLDDVAYIRYLSVYRDFDSVDRFIEEIRQLDADVAGKHAPRGSAPAEERADAAGEERQAPAAPADGAVEARPEPDVPADAAGTRGNLTRPEPS
- a CDS encoding RsmF rRNA methyltransferase first C-terminal domain-containing protein → MVAASLPPAFRARMRALLGGEAEELFAALEEPREPAVRLNALRGDPGRLAALLPWPRAPVPWCPAGRLVNAASASVADHPLNDAGVYYQQDPAAMAAAEALDPRPGELVVDLAAAPGGKATHLAALAGDAALVVANDVDARRARALLSNVERLGVTGAAVTSSAPGRFAGALGGACDAVLLDAPCSGEGMFRRSAAARAAWSEAGVGRHAELQRRLIAAAADLLRPGGRLVYSTCTFDPRENEEVVLWLLARRPDLELEPLDLAGAEDAARFGLPGAARLWPHRAVGDGHFVARLRRYEGAPAGPGARRPGDGREGSRVRGAARRGRLVEGAPDDATQDAWASFAAERLTPEWRERASGGRLARFGERLLLLPEGFAPLPGVHVLRAGLHVADARSAGGRVELTPAHALAMAAGFAERGWAGPRLEVGGDDASLAAFLEGGALAAPGVPDGQALVTWRGFALGWADCRRGSARSLLPRGLRRKTRAAHALG
- the rplM gene encoding 50S ribosomal protein L13, encoding MKTYFSNEPTNDWVLVDAAGMRVGRLATRVAALLKGKHKPTYSPHQPCGDFVVVINADKVEFSGDKLDSKVYTRYSGYQGGLKTTTAREALAKHPERVIEHAVWGMLPKTRLGRRLIRRLKVYAGETHPHEAQQPRKLELN
- the rpsI gene encoding 30S ribosomal protein S9; the protein is MDQYYGTGRRKEAIARVFLRPGSGRITVNGREFQEYFRGILAGVEALEPLKATNTAGRYDAVITVKGGGPSGQADAIKLGVARALLKVDPNLRATLKQAGHLRRDARVVERKKYGLKKARRAPQYSKR
- a CDS encoding undecaprenyl-diphosphate phosphatase, giving the protein MTVLQALVLGAVQGLTEFLPVSSSGHLVLANYYLGWGDRLPLWVDIATNTGTVLAVVVYLWRDVAAAVGGFFAGLASAEARARPGWRLALLVLAGSVPTAAIGLALRGVFESLNAPLPVAIALAVTGLILWFAPRSGPKREPGDLSYADALVAGVVQGIAVVPGISRSGSTIASLLARGADRELAPRVSFLLYLVVSLGVAVFGIGDVREAEVPLVPLVAMVASSFAVGYLALVTVFAVLRRGRFRAFAPYLWALSAVTIASVLLGR
- the gltX gene encoding glutamate--tRNA ligase — translated: MTRIAPSPTGDPHVGTAYVGLFSYVLARKHGGRFIFRLEDTDRQRYQEQSERRILEMFSWLGIEPDESPAKGGPHAPYRQSERLHVYREHVDALLAGGHAYRAFETAEELEAMRAEQKRLGKPLGYDGRGRSVPREEQERRAAAGEPHVVRLATPDDGTTTFVDRLRGEISFANEEIRDPVLLKSDGYPTYHLAVVVDDHLMGVTHVIRAEEWITSTPIHVLLYRAFGWELPEFVHVPILRNPDRTKLSKRKSDTSVDSYRRQGILPEALLNYLATLGWSMPDGREFFSLEEMIAAFDLDRISTGEPVFDLKKLKFFNAKYLREILPLEEVAARAEPLFAERGFDVGDDPDYLLDVVDVLRPRAETLVELADQAGYFFTEEFPYDEGARKQLAAGQAHLQAVERELSMLEFFDYDGVDDMLRSYVQDQAVPMGKVMMPLRAALTGTTTSPGVVDLIVILGKQRSLSRIGRALTYIDAGLPDDDPQKSLEEQRRQEAAKAKGKQVAAAKAKGAS
- the ftsY gene encoding signal recognition particle-docking protein FtsY — encoded protein: MSWFDRLRQGLSRTRGVIAEGLGGEGPAAPGQRAPGAAPRGRPADWEMDWDELELALIAADVGAKLAAEVVEGAKRERERGMTFGQALEKALLDQLEPDAMRQKLRRVGFQLDVTRKVVEPAGHVIMVVGVNGVGKTTTIAKLGAYYQRHGRSVMFAAGDTFRAAGSAQLAVWGERLGIPTVTGPDGGDPAAVAFDGAQRRLSQGRDLLIVDTAGRLHTKHNLMEELKKVKRVVDRADPGEPREVWLVLDAVTGQNGLEQARRFHDAVGLTGVIVTKLDGTAKGGILLPITRELRLPIRFIGVGEREDDLQPYDAAAFVHALLDLPVEA
- the mqnB gene encoding futalosine hydrolase; amino-acid sequence: MAATRAELGPLARALAGHGRLPWGPRWPHAVTGELAGVPVVLAASGLGKANAAAALAALVASAGGAVRAVLQVGVGGAYPGAPVATGAAALAASELDLDLGLGRHPDWRDLEALAVPGDETRNRIDLAGPALEAARAATGLPALAFATSDAVTADRDDAAYLAGRFGASVESMEGAGAARAAAALGVPFVELRGVSNLAGDRDKASWRLREAIAAACEAAVAAAGAVWEVCREPAG
- the fba gene encoding class II fructose-1,6-bisphosphate aldolase, whose product is MPLVSGIDVLGPARAGGYAVGAFNTSDLEITQAIVEAAEAERSPVIVALSEGSLKFGGDALVAVVKHLAGEATVPVAMHLDHGSSFEMCVRALRRGFTSVMIDMSHEDEETNVRETARVVRAAHAVGVTVEAEIGRLAGIEEHVDVSAEDAALTKPDEAARFMERSGADYLAVAIGTSHGAYKGKGRPFIDHARLEAIAARVPQPLVLHGASSVPAELVERFREAGGAIEGAVGIHPEDIERAVRHGISKVNTDTDLRLAFTTSVRETLRDDPGQFDPRKLLAPARDAMRSVVAARMRLFGSSGRA
- a CDS encoding NFACT family protein, which gives rise to MEGLLLAEQLRRLSGLLPAERLPWAFPDETTAVLPLRSGPCLWLVAPPRDPRLELRDDGPPRGGPRTPFQRQLAARAAGDLRSAEQRALDRVVTLRFGPSRGFVPEPPVDLVAELTGRNANLVLVGEDGLVLGAMRPVTAEVNRYREVRQGVPYVPPPPYDKLDPRAADAAELRRRLRGVELRRVRDVVDGVGPRLQAALQGRLAELAGASPTDVLEGDLLAAAVDALGEMVASPAAFLAGHGAGGRGRPADAVDEPTRLRRRAAALLADRLALARRRLADAERALADPEEPRRLRAEADLLLAASASWRLEGSRATVVGYDGAPVVLEVDPRRDAAGNARLRYDRARRREARAERARRELPASRDEVARLEAEAAALADAGVEELRRLVAAAEATGRRGAPRPGRGAAEVGARFLAPHGFEVVVGRNARENDAVTFGIARSLDLWLHAQGYRGAHVVVRSAGREVPFDTVLFAARLAAGFSEARGSSNVPVDYTLRKHVWRPKGAAPGAVQYTRQKTVYVEPARDEASAAGHGG
- a CDS encoding tetratricopeptide repeat protein, whose product is MIFRRGRYAPLESAQQALAQGQYELALSMLETAARKAARQGQGQAWLQLAALYALYGEDGIENGLPALRSAVAADPNLVKDPLYRALFWEFSAYRGGSIGDVKRGLKDVNEADPVAAYHAASALFAVDAPKSASRRLLAIDEARLPAYLRWRRWSLLGQCREAMGEWEGAAEAFAKAVEAAPQAEREPERLSLAGALVELGRTEEAIACLGQVDEALLRPEELTVHRYLLGRAHLELGNPNRALELLTEAHGLAGTNADPSYSVAFATAQALTALGRYREARDWFARALELAPAEHRAYTQHEAAYALIECDELHEAEALLSEVVSDPSYPHRGDALADLADVRLRYGDLEGAQLAAEQALELGASAAACLTLGNIAYEYYSLEEAVSWFEQAVGASLPGDPYWVSAHQMLADVYAQMGEAHAARVLTHARAALEHTEPSSEWYLPLTQYVEEAREALGGHDRLLN